A genome region from Clostridium pasteurianum includes the following:
- a CDS encoding aldose epimerase family protein gives MIKKKICGYVKENPVYKYTVSNKNGMEFSCISHGAALTEIYVLDKNKKKVNVLLGFDKLDNYLEDAKMFAGKAIGRVAGRIDKGEFEIGEKKCKLEPNEGNNVLHGGKYAFNTFLWESEISEHDNSVTFYKTIEEGKGGFLGKLKAKIIYSLNDDNDLNIDFRGYSDVDTLFNPTVHSYFNLSGNLDNLLKNHTLKINADYVAKTREDNVPTGELEKVDGTVFDFREPRDLMDAINHVKKECNVEGIDHPFKLNAKNAVTLANSDTGIKLNIESNRNSIIVYTLNFPCEDFEVQGKKIPQYGAIALEPQTLPDAINHSDFGDIVLPANKEKIYNIKYHFE, from the coding sequence GTGATTAAAAAGAAAATTTGTGGATATGTTAAAGAAAATCCTGTTTATAAGTATACTGTAAGCAACAAAAATGGTATGGAGTTTTCTTGCATTTCTCATGGAGCTGCTTTAACAGAAATTTATGTTTTAGATAAAAATAAAAAAAAGGTAAATGTATTACTTGGTTTTGATAAGTTAGATAATTATTTAGAAGATGCAAAAATGTTTGCCGGTAAAGCTATAGGACGTGTTGCAGGTCGTATAGACAAAGGTGAGTTTGAAATAGGTGAAAAGAAGTGCAAATTAGAGCCAAATGAAGGCAATAATGTACTTCATGGTGGAAAGTATGCTTTTAATACATTTTTGTGGGAAAGTGAAATTTCAGAACATGATAATAGCGTTACTTTCTATAAAACAATTGAAGAAGGCAAGGGAGGATTTTTAGGAAAATTAAAGGCTAAAATAATTTATTCTTTAAATGATGATAATGATTTAAATATCGATTTTAGAGGATACTCTGATGTGGATACTTTGTTTAATCCAACAGTGCATTCATATTTTAACCTGAGTGGAAATTTAGATAATTTACTTAAAAATCATACTCTTAAGATTAATGCTGATTATGTTGCGAAAACCAGGGAAGACAATGTACCAACAGGTGAGCTTGAAAAAGTTGATGGAACGGTTTTTGATTTTCGTGAACCTAGAGATTTAATGGATGCAATAAATCATGTAAAAAAAGAATGTAATGTTGAAGGAATAGATCATCCATTTAAACTTAATGCAAAAAATGCAGTTACTTTAGCTAACAGTGATACAGGAATAAAGCTTAATATAGAGTCAAATCGTAACTCTATAATTGTATATACGCTGAATTTCCCGTGTGAAGATTTTGAAGTTCAGGGAAAGAAGATACCACAATATGGAGCAATTGCATTGGAACCACAAACACTTCCAGATGCAATTAATCATAGTGATTTTGGTGATATTGTTCTGCCAGCTAATAAAGAAAAAATTTATAACATTAAATATCATTTTGAATAA
- the araA gene encoding L-arabinose isomerase: MLKNEKMEFWFVVGSQHLYGEEALAKVREDSEAIVDELNKSANLPYPIVFKSLATSADKITKIMKEVNYRDEVAGVITWMHTFSPAKMWIAGTKLLQKPLLHFATQYNENIPWKTIDMDYMNLHQSAHGDREYGFINARLKKHNKIIVGYWKDKKVQKEVSDWMKVAAGYIASQSIKVARFGDNMRNVAVTEGDKIEAQIQFGWTVDYYGIGDLVAEIDKVKEAEVNKTYEEFKKIYILDPGENDPKFYEKQVKEQIRIEKGLRSFLEKGNYNAFTTNFEDLYGMKQLPGLAVQRLNAEGYGFAGEGDWKTAALSRMIKVMTNNTKTGFMEDYTYELSEGNEKILGAHMLEVDPTFASDKPKVVVKPLGIGDKEDPARLIFNGSTGKGVVVTMLDLGTHYRMLIKEITAVKPDEDMPNLPVAKMVWKPEPNFLDGVRSWIYAGGGHHTVLSLALTVDQIYDWSRMVGLETVIIDHNTKLRDVIEETTK, encoded by the coding sequence ATGTTAAAAAATGAAAAAATGGAATTCTGGTTTGTAGTAGGAAGTCAACATTTATACGGAGAAGAAGCATTAGCAAAGGTAAGAGAGGATTCTGAGGCAATTGTTGATGAATTAAATAAGAGTGCAAATTTGCCTTATCCAATAGTTTTTAAATCTTTAGCAACATCTGCTGATAAAATAACAAAGATAATGAAAGAAGTAAACTACAGAGATGAAGTAGCAGGAGTTATAACATGGATGCACACATTCTCTCCAGCAAAAATGTGGATAGCAGGAACAAAACTTTTACAAAAACCACTTTTACATTTTGCAACTCAATATAATGAAAATATTCCATGGAAAACAATAGATATGGATTATATGAATTTACATCAGAGTGCTCATGGAGACAGAGAATATGGATTTATAAATGCCAGGCTTAAGAAGCATAATAAAATCATAGTAGGATACTGGAAAGATAAAAAAGTTCAAAAAGAAGTTTCAGACTGGATGAAGGTAGCAGCAGGATATATCGCAAGTCAGAGCATAAAGGTAGCACGATTTGGTGATAACATGAGAAATGTTGCAGTTACAGAAGGAGATAAGATAGAAGCACAAATTCAGTTTGGATGGACAGTAGATTACTATGGTATAGGTGATCTTGTTGCTGAAATTGATAAAGTTAAAGAAGCTGAAGTAAATAAGACTTATGAAGAATTTAAGAAAATATATATATTAGATCCAGGTGAAAATGATCCAAAATTCTATGAAAAGCAAGTTAAGGAGCAAATAAGAATAGAAAAAGGATTAAGAAGTTTCTTAGAAAAGGGAAATTATAATGCATTTACAACGAACTTTGAAGATCTTTATGGAATGAAGCAGCTTCCAGGACTTGCAGTGCAGAGATTAAATGCAGAAGGATATGGATTTGCAGGAGAAGGAGACTGGAAGACAGCAGCGTTAAGCAGAATGATAAAGGTTATGACAAACAATACAAAGACTGGATTCATGGAAGATTACACATACGAATTGAGCGAAGGAAATGAAAAGATTCTAGGAGCACATATGCTTGAAGTTGATCCAACATTTGCATCAGACAAGCCAAAGGTTGTTGTTAAACCACTAGGAATTGGAGATAAAGAAGATCCAGCACGTTTGATATTCAATGGATCTACAGGCAAAGGAGTAGTAGTAACAATGCTTGATTTAGGCACACATTATCGTATGCTTATAAAGGAAATAACAGCAGTAAAACCAGATGAGGATATGCCAAACTTACCAGTTGCAAAAATGGTATGGAAACCAGAACCAAACTTCCTTGATGGAGTTAGATCATGGATTTATGCAGGTGGAGGACATCATACAGTTCTTTCGTTAGCATTGACAGTAGATCAGATATATGATTGGAGCAGAATGGTAGGATTAGAAACTGTTATTATCGACCATAATACCAAATTAAGAGATGTAATTGAGGAAACAACTAAATAA
- a CDS encoding sugar porter family MFS transporter — protein sequence MNKKISPALVYFFGAFGGFMFGYDIGIINGALPGIKATWNINAWLEGAITSGLFVGAMIGASLMASLADRFGRRRMIKWSAIVFAIGALGSAVSKNTSFLICARVVLGVAVGGASALVPMYMGEISPAETRGKLSGLNQLMITIGMLIAYGVNYAFANAFQGWRYMLGGAMVPAIVLFLGTFVLPESPRFLVRVGKNELAKKVLQSMRTPEEAESEYQEIINSKHSDSGSFKDLFGKAAFPAVVAGCGLTLLQQIQGANTIFYYSSQILEKVFGSAIGGVVSTIGIGVVFVIATAITLLVVDKFKRRTLFMTGSIGMGASLLLVGLIYPSAQANHVWATWTVFFFICLYVVFYAYSWAAVTWIVVGELFPSNVRGIATGIASTVNWFGNILVALFFPVLLQTVGLSVIFFGFAAICVLGFLFAKYVLYETKGKSLEEIETYLYNRSIGKVSGLND from the coding sequence ATGAATAAAAAAATATCTCCAGCATTGGTTTACTTTTTTGGGGCCTTCGGAGGGTTTATGTTTGGCTATGATATTGGAATAATTAATGGAGCTTTGCCTGGAATTAAGGCAACATGGAACATTAATGCTTGGCTTGAAGGTGCAATTACTTCTGGATTGTTTGTAGGAGCTATGATAGGTGCTTCTTTAATGGCTTCTTTAGCAGATCGTTTTGGACGTCGTAGAATGATTAAGTGGAGTGCAATTGTATTTGCAATTGGTGCTTTAGGTTCAGCTGTTTCTAAAAATACAAGTTTTTTAATTTGTGCTCGTGTTGTTTTAGGAGTAGCCGTAGGTGGTGCTTCAGCTTTAGTTCCAATGTATATGGGTGAAATTAGTCCTGCTGAGACACGTGGAAAGCTATCAGGTTTAAATCAGTTAATGATAACTATAGGAATGCTTATCGCATATGGTGTAAATTATGCATTTGCTAATGCTTTTCAAGGATGGAGATACATGCTTGGTGGTGCGATGGTACCAGCCATAGTACTATTCCTCGGAACATTTGTATTACCAGAATCACCAAGATTTTTAGTTAGAGTTGGTAAAAATGAATTAGCAAAGAAAGTTCTTCAATCAATGCGTACTCCTGAAGAAGCTGAAAGTGAGTATCAAGAAATTATTAATTCAAAACATTCTGATTCAGGTTCGTTTAAGGACTTATTTGGAAAAGCAGCATTTCCTGCTGTAGTTGCAGGCTGTGGGCTAACTTTATTACAACAAATTCAAGGTGCAAATACTATATTTTATTATTCATCACAAATATTAGAAAAAGTTTTTGGATCAGCAATTGGTGGAGTTGTTAGTACAATTGGTATTGGCGTTGTTTTTGTAATAGCAACAGCTATAACACTATTAGTAGTAGATAAATTTAAGCGTCGTACCTTATTTATGACAGGATCAATTGGAATGGGTGCATCACTATTATTGGTCGGATTAATTTATCCTTCTGCTCAGGCTAATCATGTATGGGCAACTTGGACTGTATTTTTCTTTATTTGTTTATACGTTGTTTTCTATGCATATTCATGGGCAGCTGTTACTTGGATTGTAGTTGGGGAACTATTCCCAAGCAATGTTAGAGGAATTGCTACTGGTATTGCATCAACAGTTAACTGGTTTGGCAATATTTTAGTTGCATTATTCTTCCCAGTATTACTTCAAACAGTAGGTTTATCCGTAATTTTCTTTGGATTTGCTGCAATTTGTGTATTAGGATTTTTATTTGCTAAATATGTTCTTTATGAAACAAAGGGTAAATCATTGGAAGAAATTGAAACTTACTTATATAATCGTTCTATTGGAAAAGTTAGTGGTTTAAATGATTAA
- a CDS encoding xylulokinase translates to MDIEDKKVKEIENGETSLGIEFGSTRIKAVLIGNDFSILASGSFEWETSLEDGIWTYSLEEIWKGLQYSYQKLFAEVKKRYGVTLSKIGSIGFSAMMHGYMAFDKQGNLLVPFRTWRNTMTEEAAKKLTSLFKFNIPERWSIAHLYQAILHDEPHIEKLYSLTTLAGYIHWQLTGEKVLGVGDASGMFPIDTNTNNYDKKMIEKFNNLPEVQKHSLKIEKLLPKVLLAGEDAGVLTAEGAKKLDISGNLQAGIPLCPPEGDAGTGMVATNSIAPRTGNVSAGTSIFAMVVLEKPLIKVHPEIDIVTTPSGDLVGMVHANNGYSDLDSWVSIFEQFTEAINVKIKKELLYMALYTQAFQGDPDCGGVLAYNYLAGENITGVSEGRPLVVRKPKSNFNLPNFMRAHLFTSLGALKIGMDILLKDEDVKLDKLLGHGGLFKTPIVGQAAVAGAVNVPVSVMETAGEGGAWGIALLANYLKNGKNDFTLAEFLSKRVFAGCVAEEVKPDPKDVKGFEQFIERYKKGIPIEQAAVDYLS, encoded by the coding sequence TTGGATATAGAGGATAAAAAAGTAAAGGAAATTGAGAATGGTGAAACATCATTAGGTATAGAATTTGGTTCTACTCGAATTAAGGCTGTTCTTATTGGAAACGATTTTTCAATATTAGCTAGTGGCAGCTTTGAATGGGAGACAAGTTTAGAGGATGGAATTTGGACTTATTCATTAGAAGAAATTTGGAAAGGTTTGCAATATAGTTATCAAAAGCTTTTTGCTGAAGTAAAAAAACGATATGGAGTTACACTTTCAAAGATCGGATCGATTGGTTTTTCGGCTATGATGCATGGATATATGGCATTTGATAAACAAGGTAATCTACTTGTTCCATTTAGAACATGGCGTAACACAATGACAGAAGAAGCAGCAAAAAAATTGACAAGTTTATTTAAATTTAATATTCCTGAAAGATGGAGTATAGCTCATTTGTATCAAGCAATTCTTCATGATGAGCCTCATATTGAAAAGCTTTACTCTTTAACTACATTAGCAGGATATATTCATTGGCAATTAACAGGTGAAAAGGTCCTAGGTGTTGGCGATGCATCGGGAATGTTCCCAATTGATACAAATACTAATAATTACGATAAGAAAATGATAGAGAAGTTTAATAATTTACCAGAAGTTCAGAAGCATTCATTAAAAATAGAGAAACTTTTACCAAAGGTTTTATTAGCAGGTGAAGATGCTGGTGTTTTAACAGCTGAAGGAGCTAAAAAGCTTGATATAAGTGGAAATCTTCAGGCAGGAATTCCATTGTGCCCACCAGAAGGAGATGCCGGTACAGGTATGGTTGCTACAAATTCAATTGCACCGCGTACAGGTAATGTATCCGCTGGTACATCAATTTTTGCAATGGTTGTTCTTGAGAAACCTCTTATTAAAGTTCATCCTGAAATTGATATAGTAACGACACCTTCAGGAGATTTAGTTGGAATGGTTCATGCAAATAATGGTTATTCAGATTTAGATTCATGGGTTAGTATATTTGAGCAATTTACTGAAGCAATAAACGTTAAAATTAAAAAAGAACTTCTTTATATGGCACTATATACTCAAGCATTTCAAGGTGATCCTGATTGTGGTGGAGTTCTTGCATATAATTATTTGGCAGGTGAAAATATTACAGGAGTTTCAGAAGGTAGACCTCTAGTTGTAAGAAAACCAAAAAGTAATTTTAATTTGCCAAACTTTATGAGAGCGCATTTATTTACTTCTTTGGGTGCATTAAAAATTGGAATGGATATCTTGTTAAAGGATGAAGATGTAAAGCTTGATAAATTACTTGGGCATGGTGGATTATTTAAAACTCCGATTGTTGGTCAAGCAGCAGTTGCTGGTGCAGTAAATGTTCCAGTATCAGTTATGGAAACAGCAGGCGAAGGCGGTGCATGGGGAATTGCACTATTAGCCAATTATTTAAAAAATGGTAAAAATGATTTTACTTTAGCAGAATTTTTATCAAAGAGGGTTTTTGCTGGTTGTGTAGCTGAAGAAGTAAAGCCTGATCCAAAAGATGTTAAAGGCTTTGAGCAATTTATTGAACGTTATAAAAAAGGAATTCCTATTGAACAAGCAGCAGTTGATTATTTAAGTTAA
- a CDS encoding phosphoketolase family protein — MQKTVKAHSGEGEITPEYLKKVDAYWRAANYISAAQLYLLDNPLLREPLKPEHLKAKVVGHWGTIPGQNFIYAHLNRIIKKYDLDMIYVSGPGHGGQVMVSNSYLDGTYSEVYPNVSRDLPGLKRLCKQFSFPGGISSHMAPETPGSIHEGGELGYSLAHSFGAVFDNPGLVTACVVGDGESETGPLATSWQANKFLNPITDGAVLPILHLNGYKISNPTVLSRISKEELTKLFEGNGWKPYFVEGDDPKVMHKLMAETLDTVMEEILSIQRNARENNDASRPRWPMIVLRTPKGWTGPKFVDGVPNEGSFRAHQVPIPVDRYHTEHLDQLESWLKSYKPEELFDENYRLIPELEELTPNGTSRMAANPHTNGGLLLRDLRTPDFKKYAVDVPTPGSTVAQDMIELAKYIRDVVKLNDENRNFRIFGPDETMSNRLWAVFEGTKRQWIPDIKEPNDEFLAHDGRIIDSMLSEHLCEGWLEGYLLTGRHGFFASYEAFLRIVDSMITQHCKWLKVTSQLPWRKDIASLNLISTSNVWQQDHNGYTHQDPGILGHLVDKKPEIVRAYLPADANTLLVVFDKCLHTKQKVNLLVTSKHPRQQWLTMEQAIKHVEQGISIWDWASNDKGVEPDVVIASCGDTPTLEALAAVTILREHLPELKIRFINVVDMMKLLPHNKHPHGLSDKEYNALFTTNKPIIFAFHGYAHLINELTYYRENRNLHVHGYEEEGTITTPFDMRVQNKLDRFDIVKDVVQNLPQLGNRGSHLIQLMNDKLVEHNEYIREYGEDLPEITNWEWHV; from the coding sequence ATGCAAAAGACAGTAAAAGCACATTCAGGCGAAGGAGAAATAACACCAGAGTATCTAAAAAAAGTCGATGCCTATTGGCGAGCAGCTAACTATATATCAGCAGCTCAACTATATTTGCTAGATAACCCACTACTTCGTGAACCATTAAAACCTGAACATTTAAAGGCAAAAGTTGTTGGACATTGGGGAACTATTCCAGGTCAAAACTTTATTTATGCTCATTTAAATCGTATTATTAAAAAGTATGATTTAGATATGATTTATGTTTCTGGACCAGGTCATGGTGGTCAGGTAATGGTATCTAATTCATATTTAGATGGAACTTACAGCGAGGTTTATCCAAATGTAAGTCGTGATTTGCCAGGTTTAAAGAGATTATGCAAACAATTTTCTTTCCCAGGTGGAATCTCTAGCCATATGGCACCTGAAACACCAGGATCAATCCATGAAGGTGGAGAATTAGGCTACTCTTTAGCTCATTCTTTTGGTGCTGTATTTGATAATCCTGGATTAGTTACAGCATGTGTTGTTGGTGATGGAGAATCAGAAACAGGTCCACTTGCTACATCTTGGCAAGCAAATAAATTTTTAAATCCTATTACAGATGGTGCTGTACTGCCTATATTACATTTAAATGGATATAAAATAAGTAATCCTACTGTATTATCTCGTATATCTAAAGAAGAATTGACAAAATTGTTTGAGGGTAATGGCTGGAAGCCTTATTTTGTAGAGGGTGATGATCCTAAAGTAATGCATAAATTAATGGCAGAAACTTTGGATACAGTAATGGAAGAAATTCTTAGCATACAAAGAAATGCTCGTGAAAATAATGATGCTTCACGTCCACGTTGGCCAATGATTGTATTGCGTACACCAAAGGGTTGGACTGGTCCTAAATTTGTTGATGGTGTTCCTAATGAAGGCTCATTCCGTGCACATCAGGTACCTATTCCTGTTGATCGTTACCATACAGAGCATTTGGATCAATTAGAATCATGGCTTAAGAGTTATAAACCAGAAGAATTGTTTGATGAAAATTACAGGCTAATTCCAGAATTAGAAGAATTGACACCAAATGGCACTAGTAGAATGGCTGCTAATCCACATACTAATGGTGGACTGTTACTGCGTGATTTGCGTACACCTGATTTTAAAAAATATGCTGTAGATGTTCCTACTCCAGGTAGTACTGTTGCACAAGATATGATTGAACTTGCAAAATATATACGTGATGTAGTTAAATTAAATGATGAAAATCGTAACTTCCGTATTTTTGGACCTGATGAAACTATGTCAAACAGATTATGGGCAGTTTTTGAAGGAACTAAACGTCAATGGATTCCAGATATAAAGGAACCTAATGATGAATTTTTAGCACATGATGGACGTATTATAGATTCAATGTTAAGTGAACATTTATGTGAAGGTTGGTTAGAAGGCTATCTATTAACAGGACGTCACGGTTTCTTTGCAAGTTACGAAGCTTTTCTACGTATTGTTGATTCTATGATTACACAGCATTGTAAATGGCTAAAAGTAACTTCACAGTTGCCATGGAGAAAAGATATTGCTTCACTTAATTTAATATCAACATCTAATGTATGGCAGCAAGATCATAATGGGTATACACATCAAGATCCTGGCATATTAGGACATCTTGTAGATAAAAAGCCAGAAATAGTTAGAGCATATCTACCAGCAGATGCGAATACTTTATTAGTTGTATTTGATAAATGTCTTCATACTAAGCAAAAGGTTAATTTATTGGTGACATCTAAACATCCAAGACAGCAGTGGCTTACAATGGAACAAGCAATTAAGCATGTAGAGCAGGGTATAAGTATTTGGGATTGGGCAAGTAATGATAAAGGTGTAGAGCCTGATGTAGTTATTGCTTCATGTGGAGATACCCCAACATTAGAAGCTTTAGCAGCAGTTACAATTCTACGTGAACATTTGCCAGAATTAAAGATTCGTTTTATCAATGTAGTAGATATGATGAAATTGTTACCTCACAATAAACATCCACATGGCTTAAGTGACAAAGAATATAATGCATTATTTACAACAAATAAGCCAATTATATTTGCATTCCATGGATATGCACATTTAATTAATGAATTAACTTATTATCGTGAAAATAGAAATTTACACGTTCATGGATACGAAGAAGAAGGAACTATTACAACACCATTTGATATGCGTGTTCAAAATAAGTTAGATCGTTTCGATATTGTAAAAGATGTAGTACAAAACTTACCTCAACTTGGAAACCGTGGTTCACATCTTATACAGTTAATGAATGATAAGCTAGTTGAACATAATGAATACATTCGTGAATACGGAGAAGATTTACCAGAAATAACTAATTGGGAATGGCATGTATAG
- the araA gene encoding L-arabinose isomerase, with protein MLKNEKMEFWFVVGSQHLYGEEALAKVREDSEAIVDELNKSANLPYPIVFKSLATSADKITKIMKEVNYRDEVAGVITWMHTFSPAKMWIAGTKLLQKPLLHFATQYNENIPWKTIDMDYMNLHQSAHGDREYGFINARLKKHNKIIVGYWKDKKVQKEVSDWMKVAAGYIASQSIKVARFGDNMRNVAVTEGDKIEAQIQFGWTVDYYGIGDLVAEIDKVKEAEVNKTYEEFKKIYILDPGENDPKFYEKQVKEQIRIEKGLRSFLEKGNYNAFTTNFEDLYGMKQLPGLAVQRLNAEGYGFAGEGDWKTAALSRMIKVMTNNTKTGFMEDYTYELSSGNEKILGAHMLEVDPTFASDKPKVVVKPLGIGDKEDPARLIFNGSTGKGVVVTMLDLGTHYRMLIKEITAVKPDEDMPNLPVAKMVWKPEPNFLDGVRSWIYAGGGHHTVLSLALTVDQIYDWSRMVGLETVIIDHNTKLRDVIEETTK; from the coding sequence ATGTTAAAAAATGAAAAAATGGAATTCTGGTTTGTAGTAGGAAGTCAACATTTATACGGAGAAGAAGCATTAGCAAAGGTAAGAGAGGATTCTGAGGCAATTGTTGATGAATTAAATAAGAGTGCAAATTTGCCTTATCCAATAGTTTTTAAATCTTTAGCAACATCTGCTGATAAAATAACAAAGATAATGAAAGAAGTAAACTACAGAGATGAAGTAGCAGGAGTTATAACATGGATGCACACATTCTCTCCAGCAAAAATGTGGATAGCAGGAACAAAACTTTTACAAAAACCACTTTTACATTTTGCAACTCAATATAATGAAAATATTCCATGGAAAACAATAGATATGGATTATATGAATTTACATCAGAGTGCTCATGGAGACAGAGAATATGGATTTATAAATGCCAGGCTTAAGAAGCATAATAAAATCATAGTAGGATACTGGAAAGATAAAAAAGTTCAAAAAGAAGTTTCAGACTGGATGAAGGTAGCAGCAGGATATATCGCAAGTCAGAGCATAAAGGTAGCACGATTTGGTGATAACATGAGAAATGTTGCAGTTACAGAAGGAGATAAGATAGAAGCACAAATTCAGTTTGGATGGACAGTAGATTACTATGGTATAGGTGATCTTGTTGCTGAAATTGATAAAGTTAAAGAAGCTGAAGTAAATAAGACTTATGAAGAATTTAAGAAAATATATATATTAGATCCAGGTGAAAATGATCCAAAATTCTATGAAAAGCAAGTTAAGGAGCAAATAAGAATAGAAAAAGGATTAAGAAGTTTCTTAGAAAAGGGAAATTATAATGCATTTACAACAAACTTTGAAGATCTTTATGGAATGAAGCAGCTTCCAGGACTTGCAGTGCAGAGATTAAATGCAGAAGGATATGGATTTGCAGGAGAAGGAGACTGGAAGACAGCAGCATTAAGCAGAATGATAAAGGTTATGACAAACAATACAAAGACTGGATTCATGGAAGATTACACATACGAATTGAGCAGTGGAAATGAAAAGATTCTAGGAGCACATATGCTTGAAGTTGATCCAACATTTGCATCAGACAAGCCAAAGGTTGTTGTTAAACCACTAGGAATTGGAGATAAAGAAGATCCAGCACGTTTGATATTCAATGGATCTACAGGCAAAGGAGTAGTAGTAACAATGCTTGATTTAGGCACACATTATCGTATGCTTATAAAGGAAATAACAGCAGTAAAACCAGATGAGGATATGCCAAACTTACCAGTTGCAAAAATGGTATGGAAACCAGAACCAAACTTCCTAGATGGAGTTAGATCATGGATTTATGCAGGTGGAGGACACCATACAGTTCTTTCGTTAGCATTGACAGTAGATCAGATATATGATTGGAGCAGAATGGTAGGATTAGAAACTGTTATTATCGACCATAATACCAAATTAAGAGATGTAATTGAGGAAACAACTAAATAA
- the araD gene encoding L-ribulose-5-phosphate 4-epimerase: protein MLEDLKKIVLEANLMLPKYQLVTFTWGNVSGIDRQKGLVVIKPSGVKYTEMKARDMVVVDLNGNVIEGDLNPSSDTPTHLVLYKAFKNIKAVVHTHSPWAVSFAQAGMDIPAAGTTHGDYFYGNIPVTRKMTEEEINADYEKETGNVIVETFEKNNINPDYMPGVLVNDHGPFTWGTDPENAVHNSVVLEEVAKMTYHSMQLNPQNIEMDKCLLDKHFYRKHGENAYYGQIKK, encoded by the coding sequence ATGTTAGAAGATTTGAAAAAAATAGTACTTGAGGCAAATTTAATGCTTCCTAAATACCAATTGGTAACATTTACCTGGGGAAATGTTAGTGGAATTGATAGACAAAAAGGACTAGTAGTAATTAAGCCAAGCGGTGTTAAATATACGGAAATGAAAGCTAGAGATATGGTTGTGGTAGATTTAAATGGAAATGTAATAGAAGGAGATTTAAATCCATCTAGTGACACACCTACTCATTTGGTTCTATATAAAGCTTTTAAGAATATTAAAGCAGTTGTTCATACTCATTCACCATGGGCTGTGTCTTTTGCACAAGCTGGAATGGATATACCAGCAGCAGGAACTACACACGGTGATTATTTCTATGGAAATATTCCTGTAACTCGTAAAATGACAGAAGAAGAAATAAATGCAGATTATGAAAAGGAAACAGGAAATGTAATTGTTGAAACTTTTGAAAAAAATAATATTAACCCAGATTATATGCCTGGTGTTTTGGTAAATGATCATGGACCATTTACATGGGGAACAGATCCTGAAAATGCTGTGCATAATTCAGTAGTTCTAGAAGAAGTGGCAAAGATGACATATCATTCAATGCAATTAAATCCTCAAAATATCGAAATGGACAAGTGCTTACTTGATAAACATTTTTATCGTAAGCATGGTGAAAATGCATATTATGGACAAATAAAAAAATAG